Proteins encoded in a region of the Triplophysa rosa linkage group LG14, Trosa_1v2, whole genome shotgun sequence genome:
- the LOC130565158 gene encoding polyunsaturated fatty acid 5-lipoxygenase-like translates to MMESKRACTENGAHYAATKQYKVLVSTNGKNVSHFSLTLVDSNNQSSETTWVTKSWTDMFYGLGKAAVDKFRGLFQKGGLLTTEITIYINVEKDLGDIVQVKIEKDNTPWFCKYVRVKSPSGKTFEFPCYGWLEKTEVVIREGSARLPQDDTNIFKKQRQEEHKFGKKKFRWTQSRKGFPLNLDAKLDQLPLDVQFDEDKTSEFNWNIVNVLLKGANDKLKSYFQSWDKIAHFEAILADWDIKKTLLVNVMEDWNTDYMFGYQFLNGCNPVMISKCVNLPESFPVTHEMVEGSLQRGFTLQEELEKGNIYIADYKILEGLKANKTRKNTQCYLSAPICLLYSNRLDQIVPIAIQLSQTPGERSLIFLPNDNEHDWMLAKMWVKSSDFIVHQLVTHLLKTHLISEVFEVAMYRQLSTVHPVYKLLIPHVRFTIAINARARENLISEDGVFSKVL, encoded by the exons CCACAAAGCAGTACAAGGTGTTGGTGTCTACTAATGGAAAGAATGTGAGCCATTTTTCCCTGACACTGGTGGACTCAAACAATCAGAGCAGTGAGACAACCTGGGTGACAAAATCATGGACTGATATGTTTTATGGATTGGGAAAG GCTGCAGTGGACAAGTTCAGGGGcctgtttcagaaaggaggaTTACTGACAACT GAGATCACTATTTACATCAATGTAGAGAAGGACCTTGGAGACATTGTGCAGGTGAAAATTGAAAAGGACAATACTCCatggttttgtaaatatgtccGAGTGAAATCTCCCTCTGGAAAGACCTTTGAGTTCCCCTGTTATGGCTGGTTAGAAAAAACGGAAGTGGTGATCAGAGAGGGCAGTG CTCGATTGCCTCAGGATGAcaccaacatttttaaaaagcaaagaCAAGAAGAACATAAATTTGGAAAGAAAAAATTCAG ATGGACACAGAGCCGCAAAGGCTTCCCTCTGAACCTAGATGCCAAACTGGATCAACTGCCTTTAGATGTTCAGTTTGATGAAGATAAAACATCGGAGTTTAACTGGAATATCGTAAATGT GCTGTTGAAAGGAGCCAATGACAAGCttaaaagttattttcagtCCTGGGATAAAATAGCACATTTTGAAGCGATATTGGCAGATTGGGACATCAAGAAGACTCTTCTAG TGAATGTGATGGAAGACTGGAATACGGATTACATGTTTGGCTATCAGTTTTTAAATGGCTGCAATCCTGTCATGATCAGCAAGTGCGTGAATCTTCCAGAGTCATTTCCAGTCACACATGAGATGGTGGAGGGCTCTCTGCAGAGAGGTTTCACCTTACAAGAGGAATTAGAG AAGGGAAACATCTACATAGCGGATTATAAAATCTTGGAGGGATTGAAAGCCAATAAGACACGCAAAAACACCCAGTGCTACTTGAGTGCACCCATCTGCCTTCTGTACAGCAACAGACTGGACCAAATTGTGCCAATTGCCATTCAG CTCAGTCAAACACCAGGGGAAAGGAGCCTGATCTTTCTGCCAAATGATAATGAACACGATTGGATGCTTGCCAAGATGTGGGTAAAGTCTTCAGACTTTATTGTACACCAGCTGGTCACACACCTTCTCAAGACACATCTGATATCAGAGGTTTTTGAAGTAGCCATGTACAGACAGCTTTCTACCGTCCACCCAGTATACAAG TTACTGATACCTCATGTCCGTTTCACAATTGCAATCAATGCACGAGCCCGTGAAAATCTCATCAGTGAAGATGGGGTCTTTAGCAAGGTACTGTAG